The genomic DNA TGGGGGATGGGAGTTCTTTGTTCTGTGATGCACTGATGACCTCAGGCTAAACTGCCACTAGGCTAAAGAATATGGAATGGCTGCTGGAGGACTTGCTAGGGGCTGGGGGGGATACAGGCCTTCTCTGGAGCCAACTGACCCATGCCCTGTCTTGTAGATACTGTGGCAGCAGCTGTCTCCAGAGTCCAGGAAATCTGGTGACACTATTCTTATTCATAGTTTGGCAGATCCGGAGATGGTGGCAGCTTGGGAGATTGCAACAGCTCCATCCTTGGTTCTCTGGGGACATGACGCAAGGCAAGGTGGGTGACCTCTTTACTATAGATGTGCAGACTGTTGACACATGTGAAGTTAGGTGAGGGATCACTGGTATGGATGTGGGCCCAAGTGAGGGACTATCAGCTCTAGATGTGAGGCTGGCTAAGTGACCACTGACACTAGATTTGAAGCCAGGTGAGTGATCACTAACCCTAGATATAGAGGTATACGAAggaatgctaatttttaaataaggactGGGTAATGACCATTAATACTGGATGAGGAGCTGGGTGAGTGCTGACTACAGATGTGGGGCCAGGTGAGTGACTGTTCACTCTGGATGTGGAGCACAGACTTTCGGCTTCATAACAAACTTGAGTCTCCAAAGGCTTCGTGCCTGATAGTGTCTTTCTGTACTCCCCAGGGCCTACCACTTCTGTACCATGTGGCCTTCCTTGATCACCTGTGGAAGCAGAAATCAGAggtagaagaagaggaagaagaggaagaagaggaagaagaggaagaagcatCTGTGGATCCACTGAAACCATGTTCTCCTCCCAAAGAAGCTCCCAATGGAGAGCAAGCCACCACAGCCCTACCAGAGCCATCCTATGGTTCTGAGGGCCCCCCCAAGGCCACACAGACACCAGAGCAAATATTCATGCAGCTCCAAAGCCCTTCCAGATCTTTTCCCACCTTCCAGATCCTGACCAACCTACCTGTGAGGCGTAAGACAGGATCAGGGAGTCACCAGCACCATAGAAAAAGCCAGCTCTTCTGGGGTCTCCCCTTTCTGCACAGCGAGTCCTTGGAGGCCATCTTCCTGAGCTCAGGTGGCCTCTCTCCCCTGAAATTATCTGTTTGTCCTTCTGTCTTTTTCAACAAGCTTATCTTCCTGCCTAGGTCCAACCTGTTGTTTCCCCAGTATCACTCCTCAATCCAGTTTCCTACCCATGAAGCCCATACTATGGAAGACCTGGAAGAGATGGCCCCTAGACCTCAGCTACTTCCATTTCCATCTTATGCTGTCCCATCACCACCAGTCCATCTTAAGCCCTTGCCTATGGACCATAAGCGAGTCCTATCTAGCACTGAGGTACCCACACAGCGGCTTACACAGCAGGGAAAGGTCACTTGGGTCTCTGAGGATCAAGCCCTGCACTCACAGCCTGAACTCCAAAGAGCCAGACCCTCTAAGCTTTTCTCCTCATCTGAGGCCTGGTGCGGGTTGCCATGGGACCCCAGCCTCCAACGACACAACCCAGATTCACCCTCTGCTTCTCTGCTATATCCTTCTAGCCTTGTGGGAATCCAGACTAGGTTTGAGGCCCCATGGAAGACCATGGGACAAAATGAAGACCCCAAAGCCTCTGAGCCAGCAATGCCAGCTCCCAGCCTAACCCCAGCCTCCCTGACAGAACTCCAGAGAGTCAGCCCTATAGAAGGCCTGTCTGGATCTAAGGCCCTCTGGGAAACCACAGGGCAAAAAGAGAACTGTCAGATCTCTGTTCCCCTAAACATGTCCCCTTGCCAACTCCCAGTCCCTATGACAGAGCCTCAAGGAACCAGCCCCCTGGGAGAGCCCCCTGACTATAAGACTCAGTGGGGAACCATGGGACACAAAGAGAGCTCTCAAGCTTCTGAGCCTCCAATGTCagccccctgccagcccccagcaTCTCTGTCAGAACCCCAAAATTTTAACTCTGAAGGAGGTCTTCTTATACCTAAGGAATTCTGGGGAACTACAGGACACAAAGAGAACCCTCAGGCTCCTGAGTCTTCAATGCCAGTCCCCGGCCCTCCCCTGGACTCCCTCACAGAACTCCAGGGAGAGAGTCCCTTGGAAGATCCATCCAGATATGAGCCCCAGTGGGGATTCAGAGAAAATTCAGGAAACTGCTGGGCCTTTGAACCCCCAGCCTTAGACCCCAACCCAGGGATCCATGGACCCAGCCCTGCATGTGTCCCATCAGGATCTGAGACTCCATGGAAGGGTGTACAGAGTAGAGAAAATCTTTGGGTCTCTGCACACCCAGTTTTACCTGCCAGACTTCCCTCAGCCTCTCTGCTAGAATCTCTAGTAATGGCCCCCCATGGAGTCCTGTCTGAATCCAAAGCTTTGCAGGAGACCATAGGGCAGAGAGAGAACCTCTGGGCACCTAACTCCTCAGACCCTGCCCATAGTACAGCTCTAGCCCCCCGTATAGACACGCATAGAATCAATCCTGTAGAAGGCCTTGCCAGAGCAGAAACTATAAGGAAGGACACTGAGCATTTCAGGAATTCCTGGGCTTCTGAGCCCCCATCTCTGGCCCCACCCTCAGCTCTTATACTAGAGCTCCAGAGAGTTAGCTCCAGGGGAGTCCTGTTTAATTCTAAGGCTAGATGTGGGAAAATAAAGAGGAGAAAGAACTCCTGGGCCTCTAAGCTGCCAGCTTGCAGCTTACCCCAAGACCTGCATGTAGCCAGCCCCCTGAGAGTCTTGCCTGACTATGAGCCTGCTGGTGGGGACACAGAGCAGAAAGAAAACTGTTGTGTTCCTGTGTTCCCAGGTTGGGGCCCCAGCCTACCACCAAACTCTGTTTCAAAGTCCCACATAAGTGAGCCCATTGGAGACCAATGCAACTCTAAGTCTGAGGGGGAAGCAGCAGTGGAGCAGAGAAAGAACTGCTGGGCCACTGAGCTCCCAGTCCCCAGCTCACACTCAGCTCCCCCACCAGAGCCACACATTGACCTTGAATTTGTGTGGAGATGCGCACAACAAAAAGTCCCCCAGGACCCCAGCCCTCCAGAAGTTGAATCCCTGCAGGCAATACCTTGGCTTCCCACCCTAGCTGAAGCTGTGAAGATTGTGCCCACCTACCCTGGCCTACCCAACGGAGAGATGTTTCCAGTGTCTAAGGCTGAGGACCCACTCTCCCAGAGAGAGGCAGTCCCAGAGGTGGTCACTAACCCTGGGACCCATGCCTGGCACTGGAGCAAAGAGTTGGAACTCAGGCTGAAGACACTGCAGCAGAGCCCTGCTTCCAGATCCCCTGGCCCAAGTCAACTATTTTGTAGCTCCTCTGCCTTGAGCTCTACAACTCCAGACTCCTGGGGACTCTCTTCCTGCCCCCCCCAGATTTATCTCCCCAACCTGTACTCCTACTCTTCAAGCTGTCATCCCCCAAAAGTTCAGAGCACAGTACCTCAGTCTATACAGGTCCCCCACTGTCATTACTCCCAAT from Microcebus murinus isolate Inina chromosome 12, M.murinus_Inina_mat1.0, whole genome shotgun sequence includes the following:
- the SPATA31G1 gene encoding spermatogenesis-associated protein 31G1; translated protein: MEWLLEDLLGAGGDTGLLWSQLTHALSCRYCGSSCLQSPGNLVTLFLFIVWQIRRWWQLGRLQQLHPWFSGDMTQGKGLPLLYHVAFLDHLWKQKSEVEEEEEEEEEEEEEEASVDPLKPCSPPKEAPNGEQATTALPEPSYGSEGPPKATQTPEQIFMQLQSPSRSFPTFQILTNLPVRRKTGSGSHQHHRKSQLFWGLPFLHSESLEAIFLSSGGLSPLKLSVCPSVFFNKLIFLPRSNLLFPQYHSSIQFPTHEAHTMEDLEEMAPRPQLLPFPSYAVPSPPVHLKPLPMDHKRVLSSTEVPTQRLTQQGKVTWVSEDQALHSQPELQRARPSKLFSSSEAWCGLPWDPSLQRHNPDSPSASLLYPSSLVGIQTRFEAPWKTMGQNEDPKASEPAMPAPSLTPASLTELQRVSPIEGLSGSKALWETTGQKENCQISVPLNMSPCQLPVPMTEPQGTSPLGEPPDYKTQWGTMGHKESSQASEPPMSAPCQPPASLSEPQNFNSEGGLLIPKEFWGTTGHKENPQAPESSMPVPGPPLDSLTELQGESPLEDPSRYEPQWGFRENSGNCWAFEPPALDPNPGIHGPSPACVPSGSETPWKGVQSRENLWVSAHPVLPARLPSASLLESLVMAPHGVLSESKALQETIGQRENLWAPNSSDPAHSTALAPRIDTHRINPVEGLARAETIRKDTEHFRNSWASEPPSLAPPSALILELQRVSSRGVLFNSKARCGKIKRRKNSWASKLPACSLPQDLHVASPLRVLPDYEPAGGDTEQKENCCVPVFPGWGPSLPPNSVSKSHISEPIGDQCNSKSEGEAAVEQRKNCWATELPVPSSHSAPPPEPHIDLEFVWRCAQQKVPQDPSPPEVESLQAIPWLPTLAEAVKIVPTYPGLPNGEMFPVSKAEDPLSQREAVPEVVTNPGTHAWHWSKELELRLKTLQQSPASRSPGPSQLFCSSSALSSTTPDSWGLSSCPPQIYLPNLYSYSSSCHPPKVQSTVPQSIQVPHCHYSQSSFQPQPQGSGRAEQGPQREEKRKGKTVAQVSSQGSCVHMEAGEIYPGPGEPSNPEVLASGKRHNKASALSLAKKGESPRKPKTGDHGGGNARLGSPTVTGKSHPAQAQRLVEAPVSTLSPKSQHRGQSSQHTALPQQLLPKVSGPYDHLGKELRAGDIQNPHHCKHCPWAHTKKHLSSPTPQAHVTRGLQRVLAKFLGNRGPLVTKSSQGKAGSTGT